Part of the Phycisphaerales bacterium genome, CCGCTACGCGCCCCGCGCCGACCAGAACTAGGCCGAGAAGGCCCACCAGCCCACGCCGCACGCGATCGCGCCGTGCACGGCCGCGATCAGCAGCGTGAGCGCCCGGAACCCGGGCTTGCTCGTCTTGTGCCGTAGTACTCGCTGGGCCAGCGCCGCACCGAACGCGCCGCCGATGAATTCGAGCCTGCGCAGCTTCGCCTCGGGGAACCGCCTGTGGCCACGCTTCGCGGCGTGCTTGTCGCGTGCGTAAGCGACGAACGCAACAACGCCGACCGCGACGTACCACGTAAGCAGGGCGATGAACAGGATCAGCCGCGGACCCGGCGGCACTCAGAGCGGCTCGACGACCGTGAGCAACTGGTTCGCGTCGACGTCTTCGAGCAAGACCTCTCGGCCGCTGGGGAACAGCACGCGTACCCGATCAATCGTGGTGGCTCGGCCCAGCCCGAAGTGCGCCTCCAGCGGCGGGGCGCTGTAGAAGCTCCCGCCGACGAAGATGTCGCTCCGCCACGTCTTGTCGCCGACGGTCACCCAGATCTTGGTGCCCACGCCGTTGCGGTTGCTGACGGTGCCCCGGGCCTCGACGCGGAGCCACGCCCTGCCGTCACGCGGCGTCTCGTTGCGCAGGATCACCGC contains:
- a CDS encoding DUF1294 domain-containing protein, whose product is MPPGPRLILFIALLTWYVAVGVVAFVAYARDKHAAKRGHRRFPEAKLRRLEFIGGAFGAALAQRVLRHKTSKPGFRALTLLIAAVHGAIACGVGWWAFSA